From Manihot esculenta cultivar AM560-2 chromosome 18, M.esculenta_v8, whole genome shotgun sequence:
GGTGAGCAGAATcccaattaattattttgaatgatATATGCTGTCGAAGTTTTCTTGATTTGGTAAAATCTCAAGACCTAGTTGTTTTTTTAGGCAAGGGGGCTTTTCTCGTTTCATCCTGCCTAGTGGTGAGTCTTCCTTCTCCCACTTCTGAGAAGTGTATATTGGTGAGTCTTTTTTTCATTTGGCGATGGTTTGATGGTGGTTGCTCGCACATGGCAGAGACATTGAAGATTGTGACTTTTCCACCGTCGCTGTTCTTGCTTTTAGTTTCGCCGAAAACCTACCAAGCCTGGTTGAGTATATTTCTTCATAATTCTtcactcttttgctcaaatctagtggtttttgttttgaatttgagttttgctctttaagtttgatttatttagaaaataaactaaatttgtattaaatcaaatctcaaatactgtaaatttttagatttaagataataaatttaaaattaaatatttttaattaaataaacatataattAACTTATTCCGCAAACTATTTCgagatgaatttaaaaaaatttacaagttttaacaagttaaatttaacttattttttaaataattctaaaaatttagttttattttagcttatttaaaatataaatttatcattaagttaaatttttatcGTGTGAATAGTTTGATCTAATTTCAAAAAGTAGGATAAGATCCACATTGAATATAATATTATGGATGTTAACCACAAAAAATGATTCAACAAATATGAACCATTTATTTTAGCAAGCCAAAGTATCCAAGTCATAGACACAATATATCCTAACTTATAAAAAGACAAATTAGATTGGTGAATTGTTGTAAAAGTAAGAGGTAGGTCTATTATTGAAATAGTTGAAAAGGAAAATATTATAGATATTTTCACTCTAGATTTACCTTATCAGCAGAAAGAGATGTAAGCAGTGGAAATTGAAAATACTATCGAGTCAGACCAACAGCTCTTTAATGATTTAAGTggagaattaattaaaatgacTAAAGACAAGTCAAAATTAGAAAAAGATCCAATAATAGAATCAACAccaaatgaagaagaagaaatcgaCATAGATGGCGACATGAAGTAAAAGTAATCTTAGTATTACttgtaaaattttagaaaaattaatttttaatccttgaggtttaacgtaattaacacttctatccctctattttgacgacccaacacttaactCCTTTATTTTCTCTTCTGTCCGAATTCGTAATCCTCCCGTCAAAAATAGCCGTttagtcaaagagtcaaaggtgagaagtggaattttttaccaaaattgcctttaatgatattgaggtgAAATCCCTCCATCCTTCTTCTCTCTCGTATATTCTCTGTTtcttcccaccatcctttttcTCCCTCATATCTTCTTTGTTTCTTCCCTCCATCCTTCTTCTCCCACGtatcttctctattttttttttcttcacatctctctttcttctccttcctctCAATCCTCCCCTCTCTCATCTTTTCTCTCAATTTCTCAAACTTCCTTTACATACCCCACATTTTCAAGGCTCCTCTCTGTCTCAACCTTCACTAGCGGTGGTCATGCAATTATTGGGTTCTATTTGGCGAAAGAGCTTTTGGGTTCTGGCCATGAGGTTACTATCCTCACTGTTGGTGATTAGAATTCTAACAAAATGAAGAAGCCGCTCGAGCATATGACGCCGCCGCCCGAGAGTTTCGGGGCGCTAAAGCCAAGACTAACTTCCCGCTGAAGAATGAACATGTGAATAGGAATATTATTGTCAATAAGAAGAATGATACCGGCTCTAATAATCATAGCCCCAGCCCCAGTAGCACCGTGGAGTCACTGGTCGGATTATGGAATTCACCTTGCCTTTGGATCTTAATCTCGGCCCATCTGCTGCTGtgaggtttctgcttcagcctgTGCCGATGGTAGGAGGTGTTTTTACAGCACCGATGGTGAATCATCAACACGTGCTTTATTTCGATGTGATGATGAAGAGTCAGTATCAATATCAGAGACTGTTGTTTGATCATCAACAACAGCAACATCTTCATCATCAGACGATGTCAATTGTTGGAAATGGCGTTGGTGGAGGGGTCCAGACTGATTCAGACTCATCCTCCGTCGTTGATTTGAAACAACGTGAGATCAACCCACCACGGAGATCTCTTGATTTCGATCTCAATCTACCTTCGAAACCAAAAATTGTCTAATGTTCTTTTGATTTTTGGCAGGAGATGAGCCCATGCCCATCCGTTTTCAATAATTCtttgaagaatttttttttcctatttttctCAGATAGGAATTAAATTAGgctagaaaaagaaaatccaaaaaAGCAAGAGCTTTTTCATTGTATACGTAGTGGCTGATCTCCTTTTTTGCAATAGAGTCTCACCCTGATGTTGATAACTAGCTACTGTATCAATTTTCTTTCCCGTAAATGCAGTTTTAATCAATGGAATGGCCAAACTTTATGCACAAGCTGCAGGACTATCAATTGAAATTGTGTATTATAATCCAAAAGTTGTTGGAGTTGATGTAAAGAAAGCTTTTTCAATACGCGGAAGAGGAAGGATGGAACGTTGAAAGGGGTTTTAACAATTTCATTAAGGGCatttttggtaaaaaaatttacttctcacctttgactctttgactaaACGACTAGTTTTAACAGAAGGACTATGTATTTGAATGGAGGAGAAAGTGAGGGAGTTAAGTGTTGGGTTGTTAAAATAGAGGAACAgaagtattaattacgttaaatctcaggaactaaaaagtaatttttcctaaaatttttaatttattaagtgtaatgtactatttatttattacttatattatttttgaaatgcATAATAtgatcaaattttttatttatagatgAGAGGGCGAACATTAAATAGAGGAACAAGCCGATTGAAGCCAAAGAGGCATCTAGGCCCCTTATTGCAGATAATGAAGACACTGAGGAGGATATGTAGAGAGACTCAATTATTCCCTCCGATGTACATACTGCCCCTTATACAGGCCATACTGACTTAGTTGGCTTAAATGTTGCCCCTTTAAAGTTGCAGGCTATTCATTTAGAGCCACAAACTTCAATTGACTCACTCTTTATAAATACACAAATGGAAATTTTACTACCTGCTGCACTTACTTTACCTACGGCGGTACCATCGAGGATACATTTCGCATCTACAACATCAAGTTCTATATCATCTCAAGTACGTGTGCCTTTACCACAGTCTTCACAGATTCCTCCTGCACCTGGCATTACATTTGCTCCATCACAGGCTACTTCTCCACCTGGCAATGCATTCACTCAATCACCTGATAGTGCATTTGCTCCACCACATACATATGTATCATCTACTCCATCTTCAACTACAACACGTGATTCTCTGTTGTCATCTGTATCATCTATTAATATCACTTCTAAGGTGTCGTCCTTTAGACAGTGGATTTCAATTCATAATTGTTTGTAAGTATGAtatattttctcatttttttaaagaaaacttAATGTAATACTAACAATTATATTGTGCATTGGACTTTGTTAAGAATGTTATATTGTGCATTTAACAAGTTGCATCCATCAGAAACTTGTTTGCAAAGAATAACATCGACTTTCAAGAAACGTCTTATTATAGAAGGTTATTGTTAGAAAATAGTTCCTAATGAGATTAAAGAATTTTACTCACAGAAGTTCAAGATGTAATAAATATTTCCATGtctattgaatttttaaaataaatgtgagTTTGTTGTAATATGCTATATTTTTCATGTTATGCAGAAATGAAAGATTGTTTAAGATAGCATGGAAAAAGAAGGCTGTTGAGCGTTATAGATGGCTCATGTGTGAAGTTAGAAAGGAAAAGATGAAGAATGTTTCAATGGCGAAAAATGTTCTTCAGAAATGGAAAAAGGGTTGGAGCACTAATGAATACAGAGCAAAATGTAAAAAGACACTATAAAACCAAAAGAGTGAGCCTAGTGGATCGGGTAGTGGAGTATCTAGACATTGTTGTGAATTTGTTTTACAGTTTACTCATGCAAAGGATGGTAAAAAACTAATTATGTTAACAACTTTATTTCAAATGAATGTATCTactgattttaaattatttacatttATTCAGCGCGAGAGGCTTGGACGGAAACTAATGCCACATGAGCTGTTTGAGGCGACACATAAGAAGAAGGGCACAGATGAATTCATAGATGCACGATCCAAAGCTATTCATGTAAGTAATTTATACAATGTGTTTAATATATTAATGTGCTTATTACTTTTAATGAATAGTATACTTTttactattatatatataatttcaaatattGCTATAGAGGTCTTACTATATATTATGCGAGCAGGAGCGCTTCTTGCAGCTAAAggaaaatgcatcacagcaaGCAAAGGGGTTAAATGAGCCAACTCACGTGGATGAGACTCATTTGTATTATGAAGGTAGTTGGTGGGTATAAGAAGAAGCGAGTATATGGATTAGGCTCACAAACATATGCATATTTCTGTTTAAGATTATTCATGTCTGGATCTTACTCCTCAGCACTACAGATAGAGCAAACTCAAAATGATTATGAAAACTTGAGGCATTATATCGAGCGCATTAAGACTAAAAAGGATACCTTGCAAACAGAAGTGAAGCAGCTGAAGGACCTCGTTGTAAACCTTCTTTCTCAACAGGGTGCATCGCATCAAAATTAGTCAGGTCTTCGTACAACAGATACTTCACAGCCTCTGCACGGTGTTGTAGCTCCTCCATCGAGTTCTTCCCAGCATGCCTCAGATGAAGGTGGATCAGATGAGGATATCAAGGATCTCTGTTGATTACTTACAGGTTATTTTGTTCTATACATTTTGGGTTACTACTTAGTTTGACTTTTATTACATaaatatacttttaattatatattttattttataattgaactatttatattcaattttaactattaaattgtcattttttatttatgataatCGAATGCATTGGATTTATTGTTGAGAATGTTATATTGCACATTTAAcaggttaattttattatatttattactgtgtTGGATCAATGGCATGAAAATTATAAGCAATAATACAAACTGaaaatttgtttataaaattacaagCAAATTTGCAAACAAACATTTCGCTGCATTTACAAACGATTAAATCGGGTGTGATTTGTCAACGAATATTCTTTTGCATTTACAAACAGATAAGCTGTTTGAATCATAAACgtaattataaacaaaattagtCGTttgtattattaataaatttacaaacAGATTATCCGTTTGATTCACAAATAGATTTTGCAAATAGATTTTGCAAATAGATTAGCCGTTTGTATTAAAACAGAATTATAAATGATTTGACCGTttgtaatataataaattataaatacacGAACCATTTCAATCACAAATAGATTTATAAATGTATTTTCTATTTGCACGTGAAATTCCATTTGGAAATAAGAGGGAACaagtaaatgaaaaataaaaactgatACCAAATTCATTTGTATCACAAACAGATTTATAATCAAATTAACTGTTTGTTCATAAAATTTcgcttatattttatttacaaaCGAACATTTCGTTTGTGAATGTATTTGAAAtataaacaatttattttacatttaaaaaactTTATATACGAGGTTTACACAGATTTCAGCCCGTTTGTGAGAATTACAAACGGAATTTCATATTTTACGAATAGATTTATctgtttataaatttaaatttttttagtgtgatatatgaaaaaaaaaaaaaaaaaagaatagatTTATATTCACCTGTAATTGAAGAATGAAGTCCACCTCTTGCCTTTGTATGTCGAGGTGACAAGCCTCTACAGATTGAGAAAGAGCCGTGGAGGTTGACATAaggattttttaatttagagttttttattaaaagaatataaaaattactaatatATCCTATAGTTAATAAGTAACTATATTGCCTATATGTCAATATTGGactcaaaatttaatatttaaaattatcacATCCCATGCCAAGTCAACAATGACACACTCaattagaataaaatatttataaaaatttaaattttagactaaattatcaaaattaaaatattaaaattaaatcaaatcacgTTTGGCTTTTTAAGACCAATTGGACATTCTCTAATTATATGAATTTagtgaaaatggaagaagaaCAAATATATTTGAAGTTCATAGCGAAAGTATACAAACTTCTAACACTtcattaaagataaaaaaatctaattaaattttaaaatcagtATCCCAAATGTTTATGCAGTTCCAAGAATAAGAACATCCATAAAGACACTTTGCCTTCACAAAGAAGTATAAGATTATGCTATGTAATTCCAACAATGCCAATTTCTGCAGGTGTAATAAGATTATGGTCTTCAAcagttataaaatttttcatgatGAATCAGATCACTTGTAATATTCAGGTTTCAAGACACCAATATAAGGCAAATTCCTGTATAGTTCAGCAAAATCCATTCCATAACCCACAACAAAGTGATCTGGGCACTGCAAGAGGAATTGTAAAGGGAAATAAGTCAATAAGAAAAATTTTGATACATGCCAGTGAAAAAAAGTATTCATACTTATGATAGTAGCAAGTAAaagtaacaaaaaaaaaaaaaaactgtggaaTGTACCTACGGTCACCAAGTTTTTAGAGTGTTGCAGTAGATGGTTTTATGAAAGTTGTCAAAGCCTGGAAATCTATCTAATCTGTATACGATTCCAACTATCTACCCCAGGATTAAAGTCCAGGTAAAGGTTTGCAAACGCTACCAAACACAAATCATCCATTTCTATCTTACAATTAAGATAATTTCGAGAAAAGAATGatagtttctgccttgctgggcAGAAAGCTTTGATTTTGCATGTGTTAAGAGTCATTCGTGATCAGTGCAAAGCAGACATAAATATGATATCATTGCCACATTAGAAAACGGGAATGGACTGTTCATATGGAATGCTAGCAATAAGCATTACACCCAATTGGCATGAGAGAAATGTTCATGACTAGGCTGAGGAGTTCCTATCATATTTCAAGGAAATAGTTGCTAGCGGATTGAATATGGATGTCCATTGTTCTAGTGTTgtgaaattataaagaaaaatgcTACGCAAAATTAAGTCAAGACTCGCACAAAAGGGGTTTCTGCCAATCAAGTATTTCTATAATGGTAGATTAGAACATGATATCCTCTCAATGCTGTGCACATACATGTGGAGAGAAAGAGAGCATACCTCAAAACCTAGGTAGTATTTTCCATCACCCACTGGTTCAAAATGGACTTTCCTTCTTGCTGGCTTATCAAGGAAAGTGCAAACAGACACAGAGGATACTCCCTTGGATTTCAAGAGTGCAATGAGATTGAATAAAGTGCTTCCTGTGTCTACGATGTCCTCAACCTGAGACAAGATCATCATGAAAGACATGAGCACTAAAAAAAACTGTAGAACTTCTACAATTGTACAGAATCCAAAGCCTATTTCTCTATCTACACTAAAAACTGCAGAAAAGAGTAAAGCTCTTCTTTTGGGCTACATTAACTAATTGCAACTTCTCATCTTGCCAGCAGAAGTTCTGAGAACTAATTGCTACCCACGAGAGAAAGCCTCTTCCTTTGGGAAACATAAAATTAATTGTAACTTCTTCATTTGCCTGATGAAGTTCTGAGAGTTAATTGCTATCATTAGTCCAAGGACCTCACCCTACAGTAGCACTCCCAATGCAGGGCACAGGGAATTCTGAGAATTGTAGCTCTAAGTTACAATGCAAGAGATTGCTctatagataaataaataggagtagAGGAGGGGAGCAGTACCAGGATGACATGTTTGCCTTCAACATTGAGCTTCAAGTCCATGGAAATGGTGGGGGCACCGGTGGACTCAGTACCAGAACCGTAGGATTCGGCGCGAATGAAATCAACGGAAATAGGCAACTGTATTTGCCTGACCAAGTCAGCCAAGAACAAGAAAGCGCCGGTGGCCACGCCCACTATCACCGGAGGAGGAGAAATAGAGACAAAATCATTGGTGATTTCGGATGCAAGCTCCGTGACTCGTTTAGAGATTTGGAACTTGGTCCATAGCACCCTCTCTATGTGAGAATCTAGCGACATAGTCCACACAGAGATAGAAAAGAGGCAGAGAACGAAGATTTCTTTCTGCACCTAGTGCTTAACCTTAACGCCGAGAAGTTGTTATTGAAGGGTTTTGCAAGTCTATGGCCCAGGAGCAATGGGCTTTGGCCTGTGAAAGCCCAAGCTAGGAGCTTTCTAAATCTTCGTCGCCGTTCAATGCTGTTAGTCCTCCGGCGTGCAGGTATCTTCCTCTCTCTTTCACATTCCCACGAAGATGACGATGCCTTGAAAGTGGCAAGCGGAAGAAATTTTGCAGATGCTATGGGTCTATGGAGTCGTGATGTTTGAGGGACGATGTTGGATGATAGAAGGAAGACGACAAAAATAGCCAAATACTGGCACCTTTaagttttacattttaaatttcaacgtcttatacattttaattatttaaaagattattgttttaatattaACAGCtcatcttaattttatttttaagtttgtCAATTAAAcgtttttaaagtttaaggtattccacaatttttttttataagtttataaGTGCAAATCAATATCAAGCCCAGACGAAATCCAATAGCAATTATTTCATACAAATTTCTCATAATATGTTGAATTTTCTGTGTGGAACATGAATCATAGATTACAAATAATTTGAAGATCTGAAAAGCTTTTAGCTGAGAAGAGGTAAAAAGCTTAAGGtgtcaaagaaaataaaaagtgttttctcttaattattttctttatttttaattgaataaaaaaataaataagaaaaaaaaaggttattttACCATTTGAGAatgaaggaaaataaaagaagaaaaaaattatagttaatttataattctattttatatattaaaaaagaaaaaaaaataacttcaaagggtaattttgtaatttt
This genomic window contains:
- the LOC110606113 gene encoding uncharacterized protein LOC110606113 isoform X2; amino-acid sequence: MFQWRKMFFRNGKRVGALMNTEQNVKRHYKTKRRERLGRKLMPHELFEATHKKKGTDEFIDARSKAIHERFLQLKENASQQAKGLNEPTHVDETHLYYEGSWWV
- the LOC110606113 gene encoding uncharacterized protein LOC110606113 isoform X1, which codes for MFQWRKMFFRNGKRVGALMNTEQNVKRHYKTKRVSLVDRVVEYLDIVVNLFYSLLMQRMRERLGRKLMPHELFEATHKKKGTDEFIDARSKAIHERFLQLKENASQQAKGLNEPTHVDETHLYYEGSWWV
- the LOC110606118 gene encoding hypoxanthine-guanine phosphoribosyltransferase; its protein translation is MSLDSHIERVLWTKFQISKRVTELASEITNDFVSISPPPVIVGVATGAFLFLADLVRQIQLPISVDFIRAESYGSGTESTGAPTISMDLKLNVEGKHVILVEDIVDTGSTLFNLIALLKSKGVSSVSVCTFLDKPARRKVHFEPVGDGKYYLGFECPDHFVVGYGMDFAELYRNLPYIGVLKPEYYK